The Diachasmimorpha longicaudata isolate KC_UGA_2023 chromosome 14, iyDiaLong2, whole genome shotgun sequence genome includes a region encoding these proteins:
- the LOC135169317 gene encoding cell surface glycoprotein 1 isoform X1 — protein MVEVTTKSKPMVTASIIERKTSEDFPSHLPSSPPPTPIDPSPLQQAQQSAAHANQLAEALKLPAVSIVQSQCDNDSNKDDDIVNTDIKQSETIKSSTENDKELVVMSEEGPVPVTPVDEVSCVQEEPQEPEETQPEPEVVEEIVIEEVNQVEENVPVEEVQVEAIEEPEVLVSLPPSPPPTDDIEIVEEMEVKEEIPPPLPESPIPVPKASSELLNFMSSQISDTPPLSSIIDCSAVPQETDSPQDKLVKTDETELTVTDVINDTDTPQAIDSQCVDDLPPPVDDKTENKHDNLLTPPRSPSPTSIPSLTDESSIVKDNNIINDDRTETINNLNCHNNVIDKEDRLADNNVDMVQCPLYNADIVNKDQSIAEPEAPVEKTNEVTTEKVEEAPKSPPPSVPTEVSAPAAPVITEDVASVTKAIEEIDINEKAVAAAVNENIESVNTNEIIADMNHQNTLNE, from the exons ATGGTAGAAGTCACAACCAAGTCCAAGCCAATGGTAACAGCGTCTATCATTGAGAGGAAAACCAGTGAGGACTTCCCGTCCCACCTTCCATCGAGCCCACCCCCGACACCCATTGACCCATCGCCCTTACAGCAAGCACAGCAATCAGCTGCTCATGCTAATCAACTTGCTGAAGCCCTGAAATTGCCTGCTGTATCAATAGTCCAGTCCCAGTGTGATAATGATTCCAATAAAGACGATGATATCGTTAATACTGACATTAAACAATCAGAAACAATTAAATCATCGACTGAGAATGATAAAGAGCTTGTGGTGATGTCTGAGGAGGGTCCAGTGCCAGTGACACCGGTTGATGAAGTGTCTTGTGTACAAGAAGAGCCACAAGAACCAGAAGAAACTCAGCCAGAGCCGGAGGTAGTCGAGGAGATTGTCATTGAAGAAGTGAATCAAGTAGAGGAGAACGTACCTGTCGAAGAGGTCCAGGTGGAGGCGATCGAGGAGCCTGAGGTTCTGGTATCACTACCTCCATCACCACCACCAACAGATGATATTGAAATTGTCGAGGAAATGGAAGTGAAGGAGGAAATACCACCACCTCTTCCAGAATCACCCATTCCAGTTCCCAAAGCTTCTTCAGAACTTCTAAACTTCATGTCCTCACAGATATCAGACACTCCACCACTGtcatcgattatcgattgttctGCTGTACCGCAGGAGACTGATAGCCCACAGGATAAATTGGTTAAGACTGATGAGACTGAACTCACTGTTACTGATGTCATAAATGATACAGATACACCACAAGCTATTGATTCACAATGTGTTGATGATTTACCACCACCAGTTGATGATAAAACAGAGAATAAACATGATAATCTACTCACACCACCACGCAGTCCCAGTCCCACATCAATCCCATCACTCACTGATGAATCCTCAATTGTTAAGGATAATAACATCATTAATGATGATAGAACAGAAACAATTAATAACCTCAATTGTCATAACAATGTCATTGATAAGGAGGATAGACTTGCTGATAACAACGTGGATATGGTGCAGTGTCCATTATATAATGCAGACATCGTGAATAAAGACCAG AGCATAGCCGAGCCAGAAGCACCAGTCGAGAAGACCAACGAGGTGACGACAGAAAAAGTGGAGGAAGCCCCTAAGAGCCCTCCACCATCTGTTCCAACTGAGGTTTCTGCACCTGCAGCACCTGTCATCACTGAGGACGTTGCATCagtaactaaa gCCATCGAAGAAATCGACATCAACGAGAAGGCAGTCGCAGCGGCAGTAAACGAGAACATCGAGAGTGTCAATACGAAT GAAATAATTGCCGATATGAATCACCAAAACACCCTGAACGAATAA
- the LOC135169318 gene encoding COMM domain-containing protein 8-like isoform X2, translating into MGGNNNLNSCLIREDNNDLLTQFLHACISEVCGSSAPEYSHFSKMGWPEDEFNYTHKILLTLFNKPAVLHLDDAKMPQEFFHMPENVQTLILSCLKIRREQLWRTLAFNHSQNQTSTMIDFDWRLKMVMGSSKVSSLKEPLLQLDLRVKEKGEEDILGIEMNRGELDSFIKTLEAANAALN; encoded by the exons ATGGGTGGAAACAATAACTTGAATTCATGCCTAATCAGAGAGGACAATAATGACTTATTAACCCAG TTTTTACATGCCTGCATCAGTGAAGTTTGTGGCTCTTCAGCACCCGAATATTCTCATTTCTCGAAAATGGGATGGCCTGAAGATGAATTCAATTACACCCATAAGATACTCCTGACATTGTTCAATAAACCAGCTGTCCTGCATCTCGATGATGCCAAG ATGCCCCAGGAGTTCTTCCATATGCCGGAGAACGTTCAGACTCTAATCCTGAGCTGTCTAAAAATCCGAAGGGAACAGTTATGGAGAACTTTGGCATTCAATCATTCCCAGAACCAGACTTCCACAATGATAGACTTCGATTGGAGACTAAAA ATGGTGATGGGATCCAGCAAAGTCTCTTCCCTGAAGGAACCTCTGCTTCAGTTGGATCTCAGGGTAAAAGAAAAGGGTGAGGAAGACATTTTGGGGATCGAGATGAATCGAGGGGAGCTGGATTCCTTTATAAAGACTCTCGAAGCTGCTAATGCAGCATTGAACTGA
- the LOC135169318 gene encoding COMM domain-containing protein 8-like isoform X1, with product MGGNNNLNSCLIREDNNDLLTQFLHACISEVCGSSAPEYSHFSKMGWPEDEFNYTHKILLTLFNKPAVLHLDDAKMPQEFFHMPENVQTLILSCLKIRREQLWRTLAFNHSQNQTSTMIDFDWRLKVIICMVMGSSKVSSLKEPLLQLDLRVKEKGEEDILGIEMNRGELDSFIKTLEAANAALN from the exons ATGGGTGGAAACAATAACTTGAATTCATGCCTAATCAGAGAGGACAATAATGACTTATTAACCCAG TTTTTACATGCCTGCATCAGTGAAGTTTGTGGCTCTTCAGCACCCGAATATTCTCATTTCTCGAAAATGGGATGGCCTGAAGATGAATTCAATTACACCCATAAGATACTCCTGACATTGTTCAATAAACCAGCTGTCCTGCATCTCGATGATGCCAAG ATGCCCCAGGAGTTCTTCCATATGCCGGAGAACGTTCAGACTCTAATCCTGAGCTGTCTAAAAATCCGAAGGGAACAGTTATGGAGAACTTTGGCATTCAATCATTCCCAGAACCAGACTTCCACAATGATAGACTTCGATTGGAGACTAAAAGTAATTATTTGC ATGGTGATGGGATCCAGCAAAGTCTCTTCCCTGAAGGAACCTCTGCTTCAGTTGGATCTCAGGGTAAAAGAAAAGGGTGAGGAAGACATTTTGGGGATCGAGATGAATCGAGGGGAGCTGGATTCCTTTATAAAGACTCTCGAAGCTGCTAATGCAGCATTGAACTGA